In Piliocolobus tephrosceles isolate RC106 chromosome 5, ASM277652v3, whole genome shotgun sequence, a single genomic region encodes these proteins:
- the LOC111543152 gene encoding atherin isoform X2 encodes MLSPRARPLAPRPPRVGTHAEGKERAAGERRGVVRPTLSPPLPEPPPPPSVSFPYKPAQVRQPRRRARVQYCGQRSLMTSRTAPRPAPPPAGSWPRERQLGFWPAPPFSLGSPGAPARKSRREKAAKAKVN; translated from the exons ATGCTGAGCCCGCGCGCCCGCCCGCTCGCTCCCCGCCCGCCGCGCGTCGGCACTCACGCTGAGGGGAAAGAGCGAGCTGCCGGGGAGCGGAGGGGGGTGGTCAGGCCGACACTGTCGCCGCCGCTGCCAGAGCCGCCGCCTCCTCCCTCAGTTTCGTTTCCCTACAAGCCAGCCCAGGTCCGCCAGCCGCGCCGTCGCGCTCGGGTCCAGTACTGCGGGCAGCGCAGCCTGATGACGTCACGGACAGCGCCGCGCCCCGCTCCTCCCCCAGCCGGGTCCTGGCCTCGGGAAAGGCAGCTGGGGTTCTGGCCTGCTCCACCCTTTAGCCTGGGAAGTCCAGGGGCGCCTGCGCGGAAAAGTCGCCGGGAAAAGGCTGCAAAAGCAAAAGTCA actAA
- the LOC111543152 gene encoding uncharacterized protein KIAA1211-like isoform X1 — MLSPRARPLAPRPPRVGTHAEGKERAAGERRGVVRPTLSPPLPEPPPPPSVSFPYKPAQVRQPRRRARVQYCGQRSLMTSRTAPRPAPPPAGSWPRERQLGFWPAPPFSLGSPGAPARKSRREKAAKAKTKNKFREADGNLVEGKNPVFLFPAVSPTSSLWDISTDFERRTRGKKECRP; from the exons ATGCTGAGCCCGCGCGCCCGCCCGCTCGCTCCCCGCCCGCCGCGCGTCGGCACTCACGCTGAGGGGAAAGAGCGAGCTGCCGGGGAGCGGAGGGGGGTGGTCAGGCCGACACTGTCGCCGCCGCTGCCAGAGCCGCCGCCTCCTCCCTCAGTTTCGTTTCCCTACAAGCCAGCCCAGGTCCGCCAGCCGCGCCGTCGCGCTCGGGTCCAGTACTGCGGGCAGCGCAGCCTGATGACGTCACGGACAGCGCCGCGCCCCGCTCCTCCCCCAGCCGGGTCCTGGCCTCGGGAAAGGCAGCTGGGGTTCTGGCCTGCTCCACCCTTTAGCCTGGGAAGTCCAGGGGCGCCTGCGCGGAAAAGTCGCCGGGAAAAGGCTGCAAAAGCAAAA actAAGAACAAGTTCCGAGAGGCAGATGGTAACCTGGTTGAGGGCAAGAACCCAGTGTTCTTATTCCCTGCTGTATCCCCAACATCCAGCCTATGGGACATCTCAACAGATTTTGAACGAAGGAcgagaggaaagaaggaatgcCGCCCATAG